The nucleotide sequence aaaaattataattatttgaTTCAATTCTACCTGCATGCAAAGAGGAAAATAAATTTCAGAGCAGTTTGTAAGGAGCAattgttatattttattattacaacTTTATTTATATGTTGCCTTATACTCAAAAGGCTCAGTGTGACTTACAAAGTaacaaaaaaaaggttaaaaacttACAACAGCAATAACAATTAAAATAACCATTGCAAGTGATCACAAGGAGTCTCTCTCCAGGTATACTTTTCCTGGTTGCCATTCTGAGgtgagtgctggactaggtgggtcttaGATCTCAGTTATATTTATATGTACGGATTACTCCGTTGAGGAgtggaaagaggggaaggaaccCCCAAGTAAATCAAGGTGTGTCTGTGCACATGTGCTCCGTAACAGAAGCGCTTTCTGCTGGGTGCTGGTGCCAACttagttctctctttttttaaaaaaaaaatatttttattcattttcaaaacatttttatacaatcaattcacattttatcacacattcatcaatttttgacttccctcagtttctctgccaatcattcgTTTAAATTTATATTGTTATCGCATTTCTAAACTTATTATTGCCTTTAAAAATCACCTCTCccttcttactctcttttttacaatatttcttaatttttcacagagtctcttgaaaaccaacaagcgttaTCTGTACATCACATatgcttttcagatattctgtaaatctcccccagtcctcgatgaacttttggtctctctGGTATCAAATCTTCCCTGttagtttgtccaattctgcgtaTTCAGTCAATTtcgttctccattcttccaccgttgGAATTTATTTCTGCTTCCATCTTTGCgccagaagtattcttgctgctgttactccgtattggaaaagtttacaatctTTCTTATTAATTTCATTACCTACCAATCCTAGTAAGAAGGCCTCCGGTTTCTTaacaaacgtatatttcaacatctttttcaattcattgtatatcatttcccagaagcctttcacccttttacactcccaccacatatgatagacagttccttctttttctttacatttccaacacttattgcatgttttatacattttagccagttttactggcgttatataccatctgtataccattttcattatattttccttcaacgcagtacaggctgtaaattttaacctctcattccataatttcatccaatcatcatattgtatattatacccaaaatctctggcccaatgtatcattactgatttggcctcttcatcttttgtatgccattccagcaacattttatacatttttgacaaatttttatactcattattcaatacctctGTTTGAtattttgattctttttcttcATATCCACGCTCTTTACAATCTTTCTTGGACATTTCATTGACCtgataataatgcaaccaatcataaacaAATTTTTTCACATCTTCATaagatttcattttccatttccccccctctcttactatcaattctccatatgttatccatCCCCCCccatattaatctttttcacactcatcactTCTAGTGGTGAAATCCAGTGGGGGAGTCTTGGTTCAAGCAAaattttatacctctcccataccTCTATCAGCAATCTTCGggagatgtggttttcaaaccctttatgaattttcttcttttcataccataaatatgcatgccaaccaaatctattgtcAAATCCTTCTAAGTCCAACAACTCCCCATTCTCTAgtttaatccattcctttaaccaacagaggcatgatgcttcataatataatttcaagtctggcagagcGAAGCCgcctctttctttcgcatcagttagtaacttaaactgaatccttggcttcttgtcctgccagatatatcttgaaattgttttttgccattctttaaatactAATGCCCCCTTGATTATCAGtagtgattgaaataaaaataacatctttggcagcacACTCATCTTAATTGTAGATATTCTCCCCCAAAAAGATAATTTcaatcttccccacacctccagatccctTTTTATTCCATTCCAAACAGgtaattgttttgaaacaaatcaatattcttgggagttaaccatattcctaaataCTTCACTTTATTCACCACTTCAATCCCTGTCTGTTGTTGCATTGCCTCTATTAGTTCTTGATTCATATTTTTAGCAATAATTTTGGTCTTTCTTTTATTTAAGTAAAATCCTGCAACTTGACCAAATTGATCTATTCCTTCTAAAATTCTTTTAACACTTTCTGCTGGTTCTTCTACCGTTATTACCAGATCGTCCGCAAACGCtttgactttatattcattttttccTACAGACaccccttttatttcttcattttttggTGCCAACTTAGTTCTCAAGCTGACTTCTCATGGTCTCCACTCGAGATCTGCATGGCTTCAGCACAGAGACTCCTGAAGCTGCCATCCAAAGCAAGATTAGCCAAGGGTACAAAACCTGCCCCATGGTAAAAACAATATCTAGATGAGCAGTTTACTTGCTGAAGATGAATTTATAAAGAAAATTAAGGAGGTTGAAATTTGCATTAGGGTATTACTTGTCCAGATTATGTGAAGTTTAACTAAGATGTGGTCTTTAAATCAGACTGCCTAATGAAGCGGAATGGTTTGATTTTGTTGTATTTTACCTTAATTTTCTGTTCCAAAGTAGTGGGAACAAACCAGAAAAATGCAATAGACCTCATGCAATATGCTATGAATCTGGAAGTGATCAtgaaaggtggtgtgtgtgtgttttaaggaaaAATAAATCTCAGATTGTTTGTGTGAGACTGAATATTTATGTACAGTTTCCCCTTTTCACTCATTGCATATTTCATCcaattcatttgtgtgtgttatgGGATAAATCTTGTGTGGGTGGAAAAGAGCAGTAAAAAGAAAAGGCATCAATCAGTGGCCAAAGGTAGCAGCAGTCACGATTCATTTTGTACACAGGTCATAGTTTGTTAAACATGCCTCCGCGTGACAATTAAGCAGCTTGCAGGTTTACAGAGGTCATTTTGGGGTGGCTTCATATTGCAGCCTGAAAGGAAGTCTGCTTGCCTTAGGAAAAAAGAGAGCTCTGAAGCGTTGTCAGGAAGGCTTCAGCCATTCCCATATGTGGCTGCATGAACTACTTCCCCTCATAACTAGTAAGGAGTTACATAACGGAGGCAGAAGAACTCGCCCTCATTTGTATGAAAAGTGGCTTCTGTTCTCAAGAATTGTTGGGTCATTGCCTGGAAAGGTATTCTTGTTGGTCCATGATGTTTCCATCCAGCCCTGTCCATCAAATGGTTAACACGGAGGTCCAGACCCTCAAGGCAATGAGTAGCTTTGGGCCAGTTATTCTCTCTCAGCCtctcctacctcacaaggttattgtgaagataaaatgaattGTAGGGGTGGGCCTCTGTTTTGCACGCTGCCCTGAGGAAAGGGTGGGATAGGAAATAAAAGAATGGATCAGGCTCAAGGCCAGTCGGAACAAAAACACCTTTGGCTGCTTCCGGAAGGTCTTCAGGCTGAAAAGAGAGGCCTCCCTGGCAAGGAGCTCATATCACCAAGAAGCCCTGAAGATCCTGAAAATGGGCTCATAGGATGGAATGTGGTCTTTCAGGGAACCTGCTGTCAAGCCATTTGGGGCTTTGTAGGTTATACCTAGTTATTTGGATTGTACCTAGAAACAGATGGGTAGAAAGCCTGCCGTGCTGGAGTCAGGCTAAGACCGTCCCAGGCAGTTGAATGGTTTCAGTGTTCTGAAATTTCTGGACATTTTTCAGACATTCACACAGAGTGTGTTACAGTCCAAATAAGATGCAATTAAGTTGTATTGCCTCACCATAGCCAGATCGGACATCTCTACACCACTGCTCCCACACTGCCAGTTTGTTTCAttcctcctccctggtccttttaCATGCCTTTCTTCCTCCCATAACAGTGTCCCTTTCTTATCCCATTCCTTtttatattctctccctctctctctctctctctctctctctaataaaTGTTCCCCTTTTATGTCCAATTTCCTTTAACAAGTCCTCcagccttccctccccccccaaaaggctATGGCAAAACTAGGGGGGCAGGCAAGCAAGGGAGAGAGTCCCTGAGCAGACTGTGGGGCCCTGGGTGCTGCCCAAGGTTCAGTGGCAGGGATGCACTGCTCTATCCTgcatgattttgggggggggggatatgggtCTGTCTTATGCAAATGTCTGAATAGCTGTGCAAGATACAGTTAATATAATTGGAGGCTTGGGGTCTAGTTCCCGGAATAGTGTTGCCGTCATAAAAACACTGCTGTTTCTCTAAAATGGGAATGGCCAGTTGGCGACATGGGGCCAGACTCATCTCCAAAAGCAAATTTTATCTGCCTCTTCAGTCGCACACCAAATTGTGAAAATTATGAAATCTTTACATTTTGAAAAAAGTTACTCACCGGCAGTATTTTTCTTCTGTATTTTATATGCAATGCCTGAGCAGGTGTGCCCCATAGCTTTAGAAACCTTGAACACTGGGTGGTTTCATCTCTATTGTGGAGCCAGAGAACAGGTGAGGGCGAAGGAGTCAGACTTGCGTGGAGATCAGAGAGGCTCCCAAGAAGGCAGGTGCTGGCCATGCTTCTTCTAAGAGACAGAATATAAGCcatgctctccatttcctctccacCACCTCCTCAAATGGGAAATAGGAAGCAGATGGGCAAGTGCAGGCAAGCCTATCTGAAGACGGCCACCACTGAAAAATAGATGGTTGAGCCAGAATTTCAAAAATCCAATTGAGTTAAATTAAGTAAATAACTTGATTTTGAATGGGACAGTAAAACAATATTATTCTTTGCTTACTGTGCAAGGAAAACCTTTTATTCAATCGGTGTTAATAGGTtcgaaaaagaaaaggaaattctCCATATTTCCAGGGCTGCCCTAAAAATAGTGTTCTATGCACCCTGCCAATATTGTCATTTCAGTGTGGCTTGCATAGAAAAATGCAGCTGAAGGAGATTAATCGGGCAGTAGAATATCAAGTGCAAAAATTAAATTTAGGGTTTATTAAATTAGAGATAGTAACACTTTTGTCTGAGAAATGGCAATACTTCAATCACTTTATATCActgctttaaaaaatgataaatggGCCCTTGTTCTGGTGTGTGTTATAGTTCCTTAAAAGGCCTGCTTTTGTGCATGGCTCCTTGCCAGCCTTGAACACAAGCCTTGCAGAGTTGCCCAAGTCAGAGGGGGAGATGTTCCAGGAGGGGAGGACGTGGGAAAGACCCttgcccaccaccacctccaggaAGACAAAGCTGACAGCCCAATGGCACCTCCTGGGGGAAGAACTTTCATAGGGCACTGGACCAGCCGGTTCACCCTAATGCCTTTGAAGACCTGAAGAAATAAGTttttgtcatcccccccccctttgtacttGTGCACCTTCCCTGACAGGTTAAGGCCAGGAGATGTCATTGAATCCCATGGAATTCAGTTGTGACATGGATTGATTCCTCAACCTGATTCCACCAATATATGATTCATTTCCAGTCATTGGGATACAGAGTTTCATTCACAATTTTCCCAAAATGCTGCCCCTTGCCCACCCCTGGTCTCCCCTGTCATCTCTCTCAGCCCTGAAGGATAAATATTTACAATTTAAATCTAAAAGAAGAACATGGTAAGAGATCATGTGTTGTAGCAGGAAACGGGTTGCTGGGCATTTTCATTAAAGTGATTTCAGCAGAACCAATGCAAAGGGGCAACTTTGGAAGTAGGAAAAGTAGAGCCATTGAGCAGAAACAACATATTCTCAAATTTTAGAAATGGGAAAGAGAAGAGAGTTGTGATGATAGGCAGCTTGGGAATAAGGATCTAATGACAGTTTATTTAAGGCAGGTAATATGCCTATAAGATCTGCCTGTGCGAGACAATAAAACATTTATTGGTATAAACAATCTTATTAACATATCCTGGTGCTTTAACCTTAAGTATTACTGTCGGTTCTTCAATATACAAAAGACTCCGTAAGTGTATTTAAGAGGGGGAAGTTATAAGTTTAAATCAAAAGGGATTTGCAGTGTATGTGAACGGCACTGTTCATGGATATCTTCATTCTCAGTCTCCACTTTGTCTCCCCTTCTCTTGCCATACAGCTAAGGCTGCAGTCagccccatccctccctccctccctccctctcatttaTCAATCAGCCTTGGCTAATGATCTAATCTGTGATGCTGTCTCACTTTGTTCATTTTCTGTGAATTATTCAGCCCATCTCACTTTGCAGCTTGTTCACTTTTGAAATTTTGATGTTCTTTCATAAGATTCCATAAttgtttttgaaaacttcaatgtGTGTTTCATCACATTAATTCCAGCCATATAACATATTTCTGTTTGTGTAATTTTGCTTAATTTTACTATGATCTATGTTTATGTGGAAAGGAGATTACCTGTGGAAAGTGGTGCCAACCACTTTTATTATTATGAAAACGGGTTTTACAAATATATCATTTTGTGAATAATATAGTTCACAGCATCATCATTTCTCGAATGCTCCTGGAATCTTGCTCAATGTGTGCTTGCTTTGATGAGAGCATGAAATAGAGAATTATGTGGCATTttataaacaatttttaaaaagatgaactTCACATTTTTAGCTTTGACTTACAACAGCAGGACTTTGTGGGGTTTGCCTGATCATTTGAGGGGGGGCTCAGCCCTCTTCCCCTGGACAATTTAGCAAAAGCTCTACCTGCCTCATTCTGGCCCTCTGgcttttggggaagtttttataaagtaaaaaataacagcctcttggttttttttattttttagtataGGTAAGTTCTGTCATTTATAgcttggatcccccccccccaaaaaaaaaacaacaacagagattcTCTGTGTTTGTAAAGCTTGATCATAGCTTTTGTCTGTTAGTCAACTAAAGGTTCAGTTGtaactgcaatgcgttatacacagggctgcctctggagacagttcggaaacttcagctggtgcagaattcagcagccagattgCTCACCAGGAACACATGACaccgatcctggcctgactgcactggctgccaattagttcccaggtccaattcaaagtgctggttttgacctataaagccttaaatggctcaggaccgcaatacctcaaggactgactctctccatataaaccacaatcatcctctgaggccctcctCTGTGTGCCGCCTCCATGTGAAGTCCGGAAGGTGGAAAcaggagaacggggccttttctgtagtggttccccatttgtggaatgctctccctagggagattcacctggcaccttcattttaCATATTTAGGCACAAGGCAAAAAAGTTCCTCCTCAACCatgtctttggctgattaatattctgcagcctttaaaatgtgtttgtgagaggggGAATTTAAATttgataaatcatcatcatcatcaaaatctaCTGAATATACACTGTGCAGCAAAATCCTAATTgcaattactcagaagtaagtcctactgagtttaatgggatttattcctaggtaaatgtgcatagTATTGAACCTTAGACCCGTTTGTCTGTTGTTGACTCCCCATGACTCTTTCATAGCATTTGATTTTGTTGTCAGATTACTCGTCTGATATATTCTAAGATCCTGGTCATGCAAGGCCAGGCAGTTTGGCATCACAGACTCCTCTTCGAATCGTCTGAATGTTGTGAAGGCAAAGATACTGAACTAAGTTTTCaatacttttttatttaagtggCACAGAGATTTTTATAATTGCAAAGTTTTAGAAGGAGAGAGAATGGCTGGAGCAGAGAGATGAGATTCATTCTGCATTTTGGGGAATGTCCAAAAATAACAGTGCCATGATGAAGTGCCAAGCCAACAGCAGGCTTGTGATTGCTCTGTACGAGACCAGAAGCTCAATGTAATAGTCCCAAGTATCCCAAAAATGCTCTAAGGTTTCCAGGGTGGTGTGTAGAAGATAGGGTTTTggactttccttttcttttgtctgtcccacAGTCAGTCTTTATTAGTGAAGACTAGGATTCATCACCCCAACAGTACATAGGCCAGACACACAACTATCACAAGCTTTGCCAGCAGACTAGGTCCAAAGTTTTCTGTATATGGCTGTGAACTTTATTGgaaattctgttttatttactCTTCTCTTTATTTGTTTCTTGACACAGGCCTGGAGAGAGGTTTAACAAAGGCTTTGAAGAAACTGGATGACTATCTGAGAAATCCTTTACCTGAAGAGATAGATGCAAGTAGCACAGAGGTGGAGAAAGTGTCGAAACGCAAGTTCTTGGATGGGGATGAGCTGACTCTTGCCGACTGCAACCTTCTGCCCAAACTTCATGTTGTCAAGGTGAAAAGAATTTGTCTTCAGAACAGGCACCTCTTTGCCACCATTCCTCTCATGGTTTTACATGCTTTGCATTTCCCTGAGCAGTGAGAAGCCTAGGAGAAGGAGCCCTACATAAACCTTTGGATGAGAGGGAGATCACTGCAGCCTTGGGTGACCTGTCTTATTTACAAAAGTCCCAGCAGAGCACACTGCAAACACATCAGATTGCTAAAGCTGGCAGCATAACTGCTAAACCTGCATGAGATCCCCAGGTTCCCTGCCCAAGATTCACAGGTGGGGACCTCCAAGCCACCTCCAGACATGCTAAGTTCACAGCTGATGCTGCTCAAATTCAGTAAGCAGCCTCCATGACTTCTGACTACACAGGCAGACTGCACCCTGTGCGAAGATTTCCCCTTGAGAAAATATCTTCACCATTGAGCCCATTAAGGAATATCAGCTGATCGCTCTTGATAATTAACAAGCAATCAGCTTAGCAAAGGATGGTCAGCAGTTCCTTGGTGCTCTGACCACACTTATCTTTCAGTGTCTTACTACTCTGCAGTATCTTTTCAATCAGCAGGATCAGTAGAAACCCAATACACTTCTGGTACTTGGGGTCAGGTCAAAATTTTGATGCCAGCAACATAAAAACCAAAAGGGCACTTCTAACTGAATCAACATGGCACGCggtctaaacatacccagcttcctcagaagtcttggtttccagacccttgaccatcttgatCGCCCTTGTTtcagcttgtcagtatccttcttaaattgtggtgccgaGAACTGGACATAGCATTCCAGGTGTGGTGTGGTCTGGCCGCAGCAGAATAAAGTggcactatgacttcccttgatctggacactagacttctgtagatgcagcctagaatagcattagctccccccccctttttttttcttttgctgcatcacactgttgactcatgttaagcttgtggtccaccaagacccctagatccttttcacatgtactgctagtaagccagctGTAAGCCACATTAagccttatatttgtgcatctagtTCTTCATACCTAAGTGCataacctgacatttgtccccacTGAAATTCCGTTTTTTAGTTTGGGCCTGGTTCTGCAACctattaaggtcattttgaatcctgattctgtcttctgcggcattagttGCTTCTCCTAGGTTTGTGTTgtctgcaaatttatttattttttaatgatatttattaaggttttggaagattacaaaattgaaaaaaagaaaagagaaaaagtgcaaaaacacagaaaaatagaaacaattaagaccaaaaaaaacaccaatcaatccttccataacttatctttcatttgcttgtttccttgacctcctcacacctcccttttttgtattctagttcagttagctatttcagcaaatcctttccctctttatttttatcctaataatttatcttaatataatgtaactctacattctcaccaattaacaatctattttttcttaatcttttataacatttctgctaaaaccacgtaacttcattccaacatccttctaacattccttaattttacaatgtttctgtaaataagctttaaatttcttccaatcttcttccaccatgttGTCTGCAAATATGATGAGCATCCCCACAATtccaaatccacctaacagtttccTCATTGAACCAACATTTTGCCAGCTTCCTCGTATGATggaacttgcttgttcttcctcttgctttgaacatagccaaagaaagctttttttaaaaaaaaatctctcttgCAAGTGGGACCTTGTTTTGAGCTTTGGCCCACCTGAGCTCCCCACCACAACTGTTGGCTTCTTGTgtttactcctcctttgtgatttcccctttcttccatttcataTATACACCCTTCTTAAATCTAAGCTCATCTATAAGCTCCTTATGCATCCACACTGGtatctttagatgcctcccacttttctttcatgTTGGAATTATCTGCATTTAGGCCTTCCATATTtctcctttaagaaactcccatccatcttggactcccttctctttgagtatttctgaccatgggatctcacccagtagctccttcagctttttgaaattggccttcttaaattcttttctcctgcctctgtatcatgaaacccaggaggacatgatcacttcctcccaagtttcccagTACTTCCACTTGCATGGCAAGGCCCCGGGTCCCACAGTTCCCTTATATAATAAACACACATGGACATGgataatttaggttaatgggctaaaatagggcacaactttattggttacagatgtgagcaatttgacttaggcattgggtaagacCAGGCTATATCCTGACTCCTGTCCATCTGCAAGGAGTCACACTAAGGGTAGACATACGTCAAATCGGAGCGTCCCCAatgggtcgtggcatggccctagcccatggatccttttaacaggatgcCCTtattgaggaggggcaggcagaggttacaacctcccctcccatcacAAAGGcttacctcacaaagttgtgacaattgctacgaggtaggtgaaacccaaatggctggtgccaatttgccaagtggaaaaattcctacctggccccaacaacatggcAGCCAACCttagtccatagcaaagtcaatgtCATAGCAACGCATAAAAAGAAAGTGGGTGGCCTGGGAAATCCGGCAAGGAGGTGAAAGGACACACACCCCGGCCACGCCGCAGTTTAAACGGCAAGTGgtcacccccccccagctgtgcCAATTGGTCAGCTGGGGGCGTGGCACGACCGGGAGTCACAGTGACGCGGGCAGCATCCCTCCACCCTCCTGGCAGGTCACTGGGAGGTCCCGGGTGCCTTCCTGCAACACCGCCCCCCGGGGAAGGGGAGCAGACTTCTCCAATTAGTTCTTCTGTttgtgaggaccaggtccaaacTAAATGATCCCCTtgatgcttcttccaccttctgggaaatgaaattgtcagcaagacaatggaggaatttgttggacctttcattcttggcagagtttgcatTCCAACAGATATTGGTTAAAGTCTCCCATGACTATTTTATCTTGTAGGGCCATCCAAGATCTCCCgatctcacaagatcttggacagcggggggggggcagttttgtCCATATGTTacaaaaattattaataatattcaAGTATTAaaagcaggttttttttgggggggggtcttcatTCTAGATTGTAACGAAGAAATATCGAAACTATGAGTTTCCAGCAGAAATGACGGGACTTTGGCGATACCTGAAAAATGCTTATGCTCGGGATGAATTCATCAACACTTGTGCTGCGGACAAAGAAATTGAAATAGCTTATGCTGATGTAGCCAAACGGCTCAGCAAATTCTAATCAAAATCTATTTCACTGGATGGCTGGAAATAAACTTATCTGTTCCCTCGAGAAAATGCAAGGTAGCAATGCAGAAGAGGAAACATTACTTCTGAAATGTGTACTAATTCGCTGGAACAAATTTTATCATTTATGACCAGTGTTTTGAAATCACCATGTTTGATTAAATAGCCTCCTGCTAACAGTACATTCTATAGCTATAAATTTCAAAGTTAAGTAGAACATGAATGTAAAGAATTATTTGGGTTTGGGGTATTTCTACCTTTTTTCATGGACCCTTGATGTGTTCTATTTAAAAATACACCGTCAATAGCATTGGAGGGAAAATAGGACTGACAGTGAGAAAGGGGACATTGTCGTGCGGGGAGCATAACTTTAGGGAATGGGAAGCATCATTCGAAGCATGTCCTGCCCTCCTAGAGCAAGGAGACAGTTCTGAGAGAAGTCTCCTGCTAGTGGGGAAG is from Podarcis raffonei isolate rPodRaf1 chromosome 3, rPodRaf1.pri, whole genome shotgun sequence and encodes:
- the CLIC5 gene encoding chloride intracellular channel protein 5 isoform X3, which gives rise to MILWLKGVVFNVTTVDLKRKPADLHNLAPGSHPPFLTFNGEVKTDINKIEEFLEETLSPPKYPKLAAKHRESNAAGIDIFSKFSAFIKNTKQQDNASLERGLTKALKKLDDYLRNPLPEEIDASSTEVEKVSKRKFLDGDELTLADCNLLPKLHVVKIVTKKYRNYEFPAEMTGLWRYLKNAYARDEFINTCAADKEIEIAYADVAKRLSKF